GCGACGGATGTCGAAGCGGGCGGCGAGTGACGAACCGCCGGAGCCGCCACAGCGCTGCGTGCTCCGCAGGAACCCGGCCAGGAAGTACGGGTCGAGCTGCTCCGGGTCGACCCGGAGCAGGTATAGCCGGGGACCCAGAAGTGGTCCGTCCTCGCGGACGACGTGGACAGCCGGCGTACGCGGCGCCAACGGCACCAGCACGTCGCCAGCTTGCAGGATGACCGCTCCGGGGAAGTTCCTGGCCGTCCCGGACGGCGGACGTCCCAGGCGTACGTCCCGGGCGGTCATCACCGACGCGGGGCCGTCCTCGGCGCTGGACATCGACATCGGAGCCTGCCGGATCGTCACGGCACCCGCCCTGGTCAGCTCGCCGATGGTCGTCATCGCGCGCCCCCCGACAGGTGGGGAGACGGTCAGCTTCGGCAGGGTCGGCACCAGCTGCGCGGCAGCAACGCGCAGGGACTCCAGCACGGGCGGAAAAGCCGGCTCCGATGCGTCGGCCGCAGCCACGTGCATGGCCGGGGTAAGGTCGACATCGCCGTCCAGCAGGTCGACGATCGGCACCGCCCGGCTCCCGGTTGGCAGTTCGGATCCCGAGAAGTACGCCCGCCAGGCCAGCTCAGCGAGCCCGGGCTCGGCCCGCGCATCGACGACCAGAACGTCACGCGGTCGGGTGACGTCGACGCCGCGCCTCAGCAACCACAGGTCTGACGTGACCGCGCCGGCCGGCCCCGTCGGCGGCAGGCTGATCACCCCGCACAACGCACCGGCGCGAAGGAGGCTGGCTCGAATCCGCCGACCGGAGCGTCGTGAAGCCGCCGCGGCTGGCATGAGGATCGCCACCCGCCCGCCCGGCCGGACATGCGCAAGGCAATGCTGCACCCAGGCCAGCTCGGGTTCCCCACGCGGCGGGAGGCCGTGCTCCCAGCGTGGATCGCCCGCCAGGTCGTCGTGCCCCCAGGACCGATCCCCGAACGGCGGATTGCAGACAACCGCGTCGAACAGCTCACCAGAGTAGGCGTCGCAGCCCAGGGAATCCGCAACTGCCACGCGGGCGTCACTGCCGTGCAGCAGAAGCCGGGCCAGTGCGATACAGGCCGCCGTCCGGTCGACCTCCTGGCCGCAAACCTGGCCTGTGCGGGCGGTGTCGGCAGCGAGCAGCAGGGTACCGATTCCGCACGCCGGATCGAGTAGACGGTCCCCCGACGAGGCGGTGAGCGCGACCATGAGGGCGGCGACGGGCGCCGGCGTGACGCTGTGCCGGCGGGAGTGAACCTCCCGGTACCGCTCGCAGAGGAAGTCGAAGACAGCCCGGTGCCCGTCCACCCTGGCCGCTGCGGCGGTCAGCCGCACGATGGCCGCAGCGCCGTGATCGGCCTGGGCGACGAGCAGGTCAGCCAACTCCGGTTCGGCCGCACGCATCTGCTCGGACAGGCAACGCACCAGCGCAAAGTCCGGTTGCCCGGCGAGCGACTTCCACCGGCCCGGATTCCGAGCCAGGAAGACCAGAAACGCGCCGAGGTGACCGATCCGGCCACCCAGTTCCAGGTCGGTGGACGCGCCGCGCAGCAGCTGCCAGACCCGATCGGAGGGGGTGACCTCGAACGGCTTGTCGTGCCGGGTCAGCCACTTCTCGATGTCGTCGAGCGCGAAGAGCGGGCTCGCGGAGCTGCCGCCGACGGGCGTCGGAAAGTCGGGGAACCGCCGCCGCCAGTTGCTGACCGCCGCCCGGCCGACATCAGTGAGGCGCGCAATGTCGCCCACCGCGACGGTGGCGGCGTTCCGCGCTGCGGGTAGATCCATCTCCGCTCCTCAGCTCGCCGACCGCAGCCGGGTCAGCACGCCCCGAGTCTGCAGCTCGGCGATGTGCTCGGCGGCCCGCTGCGGTGCGGTCCCACCGTGCACGAGCAGGCCCGCCTCGATGTTGCGGTTGACCCCGGACTGGGTGAGGTTGGCGCTGGACACCAGCAGTACTTTGCGATCGGCGACGGCAATCTTCGCGTGCATCTTGGCGCTGTCCTCGGCCCGGCGCTCGACCGGCCAGTGCCACACCTGCACGCCGGGCAGGCTAGCGAAGGCGGCGGCGGGTTCCGCACCGTTCAATGCGCCGCGGGCCCCGGCCAGGGTCTCGACCACGACGGTCACGGCCACACCCCGCCCGACCGCCGTGGTCAGGGCGGCCAGCAGCGGCGGGTAAGGCTTGGCGGAGTACGTCATGAGCAGCAGTTCGGCGTGGGCCTCCGCGACCAGATCGACCAGCACCTGCGCGGTGGCACGGACCGGCACCGGATGGGTGCTCGGTCCACTCCACACCGACTCGATTCGCACCGCGGCGGACCGCTGCGCGTGCCCGGCGGCCAGGCCACGCAAATAGGCGGCCGCCTCGACACCTGGCAACCCCGAAGCGCGCTGCGCGGCCAGCACCGCCCCGGCCGCCTCGGCGAAACCGGGGACCGGGACGGCGTGGCGAACGGACTGCTCGGGCGAGCCGTCACCGAGGCGGTCGGCCAGCACCCGCAGGTGTCCCGGCCCGAGCCGGTTCACCGCGGCCTCGGCCGCCGCCTCGAACGCCGGACGCCAGCTCATGGCAGCTCAGGGAAGAGCGCCAGCTCCGGCTTGCCGATCGGTACGACGAACCGCCGGTCCAGGAACCGGTTGCCGCGTTCGCAGGTCGTTTCCGACACGAACAGGCAGACGTGGCAGGCGGCTCCGTGCAGGAAGTCCGCCGGGTCCTGGGGCAGCCGTTCCGCGCAGAGCGGGTCCGACGAGCAGTGCAGGGCGTCGGACAGCGCCCGCCGGGTGAGCCGTACCAGCGAGTCGTGCTCGGCCAGCGACACCAGCCCACCAAGAGTGCCCTCGGCGTCCGGTACGGCGGTGTAGATGAGGATGCCGGCGCGCTGCGGGTCAGCCTCGGTCCCGGAGTAGATCCGTTCGGAGAGACTCGCCGAGCTGTATCCGCATTCGAGGGAGATGGTGCGGATCAGCAGGTGGGACAGGGTGTGCAAGGCGATGTAGCGCTCCCCCGGCCAGAGGTGCATCGGGTCGAACGGTCCGGCGATCCGGCCGGAGTAGCGGTTCTTGCGGAACCGGGCGTACGCGTCCCGGTGTTCCTGCATGACCTCGGTGTACTCGATCCGCTGCTCCCAGGCGGCGAGCAGGTCCTCCGGCAGGCGCAGGAAGATGCCCTCGCCGCGTACCTCGCTGGCCGGCACCCAGGTCGCCGCCCCCTTGGACAGCGACGCGCGGGTGACGAGGTCGGGGTCTTCCGGGTCGGGCGAGTCAAGTCGAGTGAAGCCGACCAGTGCGCGGACCTCCCGCAGCCGTTCGGCCTGGATCACGTCGGCGTAGACGTTCTTCAGCTCACCAGGCACCCCGTCGGAGTCACGGCGGAGGGTGAAGTCGTCCGTGGCCGGCGGTAGGTGGCCGGCGGAGAAGATTTCCCACTCCGGCGTACGCAGGTCGGGGTAGCCCTTCTCCTCCTCGTCGCCCTTGGCACCGGTGCGGTGCCGCTCGATCGCCGCCCAGATCTCCTGGTCGCTCCACCGTTCCAACTCGCGGAATGCCGGCACGACCGTCCGCAGGTACGGCAGCATGTCCACGTTAGGAACGCCCTCCAGTGCGGCCCAGTGCTGTTCCACCTTGACCTGGAGTTCGCTGGCCCCGGTGCGCGGCACGGCCAGAGCGGAGAGGGTCTGCGCGAACCACTGATTGGACGCGCCGACGACCAGGAGCTTCAGCTCGGCACCGCCGCAGCCCTTCGGGTCAAAGTCGCCGAGGTGCGGCCGACGGCCACGGCAGCGGGGAAGCTTCTCCGCGCCGCGCGGACCGAGGACCTCCTTCATGTTGCGGCGGGCACCGCAGGGGGCGCACTTGATCTCGACGTTGGCGCCCAGGTTGCCGCCGCGGTCGTCCATCTTCAGCTTGGGATGGCTGGCGTTGGGGCAGCCACCGCCCTGGTGGACGAAGTGTGCGTACGGGAAGTCGTCGAGGTGGCCTTCGGTGCAGGCGAGCACGAACCGGGCACCCACCGCCATCGGTTTACGCCCGGACTTTTTGCGGCTGCACACGGTGTGGAAGAAGCGGGCCTCGTGCGGTTTACGTGGCTTGGAGTTCTCGAAGCCGAAGACATTCGAGTCGATCGGCGCCAGATCGTCGCAGGCGGTGCAGCGCAGCCAGCCGGGGAATGGCGTGATCGGCACACCGACGCGGCCGGCCGGGCCGGTCGGATCTCGGTCGGTGCCATCCAGCCACGGTGCCGGACGCAGTTCCTTGACCGAACGCAACCCCAGGGCCCGCACGGCGGCGAGCAGTCGAGGTTCCACGATCTCCTCCCAGTCGGGCACGACCGAGTAGTTCCAGTCGTCGAGGCCTCGGACCAGAACGGAGAAATTGGGCAGGTCGACGATCGAGCCGACCCCGGTGGTGAACATCAGGTGGCTGGGGCGGACGGCGCCGACCCGCCGGAAGTAGTTGGCGGCCATCAGTTGCCCTTGCCCTTCCCGGTCAGCGTCGATTCGCCCAGCTCATCCCCGTCGGGCAGATCTTCGGCCCGTTTGCTGTCGGTCTGCGGACCGAAGGACCACTCCGGCGTCCCGTACTGCGGGTTGAAGATTTCCCCGCCGGCGGGCAGCACCAGGTTGATCTCGTTCTCGGTCTCCCGCATGGACTGCCCGACCGTCAGGCCGGTCCACCGCCCGCCACCGGCCACGGTCAGCAGACCATCCAGCTTCTGCTGCTTGAACGTCCCCTCCGAGTAGCCGAGTCGGGACGAGCCGGTCTTCTTCTTGTTCCAATCGTCGCGGAGCCGGTTGATCCGCTCCTGTAGGTACTCGCGCCCGCGCGTCCCACTGATCGCCTCGGCGCGGGCCAGCAGCCGGTCGATGACCCGCTGCACCTCCGGGCCGTCGAGCGGCACGTCGTGGGCATCGGTGTTGCGGGAGAAGCTGTCCTCGCCGTTGCGCACGGCCGCGACGAGGGTCGCGGTGGTGCCCCGATCCAGCGCCCGTCGGGTGTACGGGGTGACCGAGAGCGCCTCCACCTGACGGTAGAAGGTGGCGTGGTAATACTCGAAGTCCTCGTAGTGAGCCAGGTCCCGCGGCCTGGTCCAGTTGTAGAGGGTGACCACCAGACCGGGCCGCTTCGCGTCGCGGCCGACCCGGGAGGAGGCCTGGATGTACTCGGCGGTGTTCTTCGGCTGCCCGGTGACGACCATCAGGCCGAAGCGGGACACGTCGACGCCGACCTGGAGCATCGAGGTGGCGAGCACCGCGTCGACCGGTACCCGGTTCTCGTCCTGCCGTTGGTAGAAGCTCTGGGTGACCGGGTGCAGCGACAGCTTCGGGTTCGACGCGGTCTTGGCCTTGAACGCGTCCCGCATGTCCTCCAGCACGGCCCGCCGTCGGGCAGTGGTGTCGAGCTCCGGGTCGAAGCCGTTCTCCAGCCGCTTGAGCACCTCGCTGATGTCGGCGGAGGAGACCCGGGAGGTGAGTTCCTGCACGTTGAGCATCTGCGTGCCGGCGATCCGGTCGGAGAGGCCCTTGCGCCGGCCGTGGCTGCGGACGCGGGTGGTGACCTGGTCGTCGAGGAGACGGCGCATGCCGGCCAGTTCGCGGGTGGCGCTGAAGTAGCCGACGCTGGTCATGTACGGGTCGGCCGGCTGCCCGTACGTGTCGAAGAGGGTCTGCCCGGCGATGAGCAGGATCTCCGAGACGCGGATTTCCGCCGACTTCATCCGGACCCCGTGCGCGCAGATGCCCAGGTAGCGGCGACCGGGGTTCTGCACGGTGACCGGCACCTGCCGGCTGAAGAACGTGTCGGTGATGTCGATGACCGGTGGCGGGAAGACGGCGAGCTGTCGGCCGAAGACGCCGAGCACCTGCTCCCGGGCCCGCTTGGTGGTCGCCGTGGACGCCACGATCTTCGGCCCGGCCTCACGGCCGCCCGGCAGCGACCAGGTGCAGAGCTGGTCGACGGCCGCCTCGAACAGGCCGACGATGGTGCCGAGCGCACCGGAGATGAGGTGCAGCTCGTCCTGGATGATCAGGTCCGGCGGGCGCAGCCGGACGACCGGCTCGCTGGTGACAGCCGGCAGTTTGCCCTTCTTGTTGTGCCGGGCACCGCAACCGGTCTTCGCGTCGAGGTCGTCGTGCCGGTAGCCGTGTCGAGGGCAGCGCTCCCGGACCCGGCCGAAGAGCATCCCAGCGAAGCCTCGCCAGGGCAGCTGGGCGAGCTTGTCGACGGTAGCGATGACCAGGCTGGGGGCGTACCGGTAGATCTCCTCGTCGATGGTGAGGATCGGCAGGCCCTCGGTGGAGCGGGTGCGAGAGAACGGGCAGGCCTCCGCGCCTTCAGCCTCGGGGCAAAAGACCAGGACCCGCCGCTCGTCCTCGCGGACGGTCAGGTCACGCTCGGCGCGCAGCTTCGACCCGCACCACGGGCAGCTCAACGTCTGCAGGACGTTGGTGAACTTGCCGCTGCCGGCCTCACGCGCCTCTGCGATCTGCTCGGAGGCTTCGGTGAACCAGTTCGGCGACACCCCGCCACCGACCCAGAGCCCGATCCGGAATGGCTCCGCACCCCAGGTCTGCTCCGCCTGCCGACGCAGCACCTCGGCGGCGCAGACCAGGGCGGCGGCCCGCTGGAACTGCTGCGCGGTGAGCAGCCGCAGCGTGTACCGCATCAGCACGGCCACACCGCCCGCGCCGCTACGGGCGTCCGCACCGGCACCGACCGCCCCCTGGAGACGGCGGATCGCGAAGGTGAAGGCGGTCAGCCCGAGGTAGGCCTCCGTCTTGCCACCACCGGTGGGGAAGAAGAGCAGGTCGACGGTCGCGTCCCGGTCGGCGGCCCGCTCCGGATGCGCCGGGTCGGTGATCGACGGCAGATTCAGCAGTACGAACGCGAGCTGGAACGGCCGCCAAGAGGCAGTTGCGGCGCCGCGTGCGTCGATGGCAGCCTTGGCATCGGCGTACGACAGGTTCTGCTCCTCGCGGAGCCGGGCAACCTCGCTGTGTCGACGTTGCAGCGCCATCGCCTCGTTGGCGAAACGGAAGGCGGCGATGGCGTCGGCGTGCTTCTCGGTCTCCGGATCGGTGAGCAGCGCGATGCCAGCCCGGATCCGCTCGGCCGCGCGGCGCGCGTTGAATACGGCGGTCACGGCGGCTGGACGCAGCGGCTCCGGCAGGCCAGGAATCTTGGCTTCCTCGTCATCCAGCCAGTCCTCGTACCCATCGGCCAGTGGCGCGAGCCGGGTTCGCAGCCGGTCGATGTCAGCGGTGGCGAGGGCGTCCATGGACAGTTCCACGCCGGCCAGGCCGCTGTCCTTGCCAACCTGAGCGACGGTCGCCGGCACATTGTGGGTGGGCAGCCAGATGGTCGCGAGCTGATACGCGCACCGCTCGTCCTCACGCACCGACGGGTGGACGGCGACGTTGCGGCCGGAGGCGTAGCGGCGCTGCGACCGGTAGAGCAGTCGCAGGTGCGTCTCCTCCAGGTCGTCACCGACGCCCTGCACCCCGTCCAGCGGGTCGTCGATCGGCAGGAAGACGGCGGCGGCACCATCCAGCGCGGTCACGGTGAGGGCGGCCTGGAACAACCAGGTCGTGTCGCCGTTGCTGGTCGCTTCCTTCTGGGTATTTATTAGCGCGAGCTGCACCACCCGGCGGCCGTCGCGCGGCCGGACCTCGACAGCCAGGTGCACGCCCGGCTCGTCCTCGTCCGACACCGTCAGCGGCATTCGGTAGGACGACTCGCTGTCGAGGCGCACCTCCTTGCGGTACGACACCGGCTCGCGGTACCAGACCCGGCGCTTCTTGCCCTTCTCGTCCTCGGACTCGCGCAGGTCGTAGCGGCCCCACTCGGCGGTCACGGTCAGCACGTCGACGTCGCCGGGGACGGCGAAGGACAGGCCCATGGACGAGGCCCACATCTTGCCCAGGTTCTGCGGGGCGACGACCTCCGGCAGCTCGGCCTCCGCGCCGTCCCCCTGGACGGCGGCGTCCACGTCCGCCACCTCGGCCGCCTCGCGGCGGTCGGAGCGCGGACGCTGCTTCGGACCGAGCATGCCGACGAGGTAGCGCTCGCGCGGGCCCATCGCCCCGGGCCGGAACTCCTCGTGCTCCCCGTCCCACGGGCCGAGCAGATCCCGACTGATCAGCTCCTCCAGCTCGTCGCGCACCTGGTATGACGTCGCCTCGGGGAACGCCTGCGGTACGTCGAGTGACGGGACCAGCGCGGCTTGGTTGGCGTCGTCGCTACCAGTCAGGGAAAGTGCCTGCTGCTCGCCGCGCGGATGGGGGAAAAGGCCACCCTGTACGTCGACCATCAGAACAACGTCCCTTCGGTGGACTTCCCCTTGCGGCCCGCCTTTTTGTCGTGCAGGCCCTTTGCGTTCTCTTCGGCGTAGCGCTGGTGGTTCAGCTCCAGCAGCCGGTCGAGGATCTCGCGCTGGACGGCAGGGCCGATGGTGTAGCGGGTGTAGGCGCCGGCCGTGTGAAAGCCGTGGTCTAGGCCTTCCGCCACCAGATCGTCCCAGTCGTACGCGCGGCACACCGCCACGTCGATGTCGCGGTGGATGCGCCGCAGCTCCACGATGTCCTCGTCCTGGCAGGCCTGGTCGAAGACGAGGTTGTACGTGGCCGTCAGGCCGGCCTGCCGACCGAGCATTACGTCCCGGCGATGCGTGTCGAGCCGGCCGCCGAGCATCCGCAGCTCGGGCGTCAGCTCCGGCAATGCGAACGTCTCGAACACGTCCGACGGCGAATAGTTGACCCGCGTCTCCAGTGTCGACCCATGGCTGACCGCCCACCAGTAGTGCGGCGCGCTCGATAGCAACGCCAACATCGCCGTATCGTCCGTTGCGAAAACTGCCAACTTATGCGCGAAAACCTGTCCGGTGGGCACCATCACCGGCATGACCGCCTTGCTCACGAGCGTGATCGCAACCACCCGCTCCAGCCCCACTATTGCGGCACGGAGCCCAGGCGCCAACTTCTCGTATTGCCACCACTTCTGGCGAGTAGCCCGCTTAGATTCAGGAAGCTTGTCCCGCGATGGCTTCACGAGCCTTCGAAGCCGGTCCAAACAATCCGGATAGAGTGACGCAGCCTCAAACGAGCTGCCCTGAAAGTCAATGATCCAGCGACTCGCGGACAAATCGGGGCGCGAATTTAGGTCTTGCCCATTGAGGTACCGGAAGACAACCTCACCATTACGCGGGCTCGATGCAAGCAGTTCCGCTGCTTCATCGTCGGACATTGCGAAGCCAATTCCGTTTACGAGATTTCCGATATACGCAATCCCGGCACTGGCGGCTAGCCGCTCCGCTCGACCGGATACCCGCGAAATCGGTTCTAGTGAGGTAGTGATCCCAGGAACAACCACTCCATCGGCGACACAGCTAGCCCCGGGGCCGAGCAATCTTCGACTCGTCCACACAGCACAGAACTCGAGCGCGGCCGAGCTGGACGGCCAGGGCCTGCTCTTAATCGATTTTCGGATCTCTACCTTGCCCGCCGCAATCTGATCGAGGCCAACCTCGCGGGTGTCGCCTTGAGCCAGGGTGTTAGTGGCAATCAATCCAGTCTGCCCGCTCCGATTGAGCAGGTCGTGCGCCCGGAGCAGGAAGTAGGCGACCAGGTCGGCGTTTCCCTTCACACCCCGTCCAACCGCGGAGACGAGGTACTCGCGGTAGGCCGAACCCAGCGGGCCGCTGATCTTTTTTCCGCCGAGGAACGGCGGGTTGCCGATGATGGCATCGAAGCCACCTTGCGCAAAGACCTCGGGAAACTCCAGGGGCCAGTGCAGCGGCTCCCGGTCGAACGCGCCGGCCGGTCGATCGAGAGCCAGCCACGACCGGGCCTGCGCGACAAGCGGTTCCGGGTCACCGTCGCGGACCAGGCGTTGGGCCAGGCCGCCGACCCGCTCTGCGGCGCTGCGCGGATCCTGGCCGCGCTTCATTGAGGCGAGCGATGCACCGACGACCAGGTCGGCATAGACGTCGGCTCGTCGCCGCAGCACGCGCACTTGGTCGAGGAGCCGCCGCTTCTCTGCCAGGTTCTCCAAGTTGTCTGGCAATGCGGCGAGTCGCCGCCGCAGGCCAAGCGCCTGGGACAGGTCCCGATCGAGGCGCAGGTCATGGCCGGCTTGCCCGGGCAGCGTCACCACATTGCCGATGCCGAGCAGCGAGTCCCCGGCGACAAGCCGGTCGTCAAGGAAGGTGAATGGGCGCTGCGAGTCCATGGAGACCAGCCAAAGCGACAGCTTGGCCATCTCCACGGCCATCGGGTTGATGTCGACGCCGTAGAGGCAGTGCTCGATGACCTGGCGCCGCGCCTCCACCACTAGTGGGTCCTCGTCTGTGTCCACCGGCCGGTCGACCCCACGCTGCCGGTAGGCAAGCGCTCGACCGTCCCCCTCCCGGGACCACGCCTCGATCAGGTGGCCGGCCAGGTAGCGAGCCGCAGCGACCAGGAATGCCGCCGATCCCATGGCGATGTCGGCGACCTTGAGGGAGAGGATCTCCTTGCTGGACTTCGGCTTCCACTGCGACTTGTCGGCCGTCTGCAACGGCCCCGGTTCGTAGACCAACGGCTCCAGCGCCCCCTCGACCACCTCTTCAGCAAGGAAGCGCGGCGTGTAGTGGGTACCGGTGTTGCGGCGCAGCGCCGACTCGGTGACGAAGAGCGCACCGGGCAGGATCACCACGGGCAGACCCCGCAGGTCCTCACGGATGACCGCGGTGAACGGCAGCAGCCGCTCGGATAGCGGGTAGTCGCCGCCGGTCACCGCGAGCAGCTTCTTGCGGGCCTCCTCGCGCTCCACCCCTTCGAGCGGTGCCAGCCGCTTGGTCAGCGCCGCAACCGAGCCGATCTTCGAGTCCTTGTACTTCTCGGCGAGCGCCTTGGCCAGCGCCGGCACGTCGGACGCCCGCTCGGCCAGAGCCTCCAGGTCGACGAGCGCGACCTCCTCCTCCAGCCCTTCCTTGCCGACCAGCCCGACCGTCACGTCCTCGGCCCGGAAGCCCTCGAAAGAGAGCAGGCCCTCGTAGACGTACCCGATCTGCTCGACGTCGAGGGCGCGGAAGCTGATCGTGCGGCGCTCCCGGGACCGACCGGTGCCGATCTCGACGTACTGCACGGCGCGGAGCATGTGCAGCACGGTCCGGTCGTCGATGGTCAGCGGCAGCCACGGGGCGGCCTCCGGGTCGAAGAGCGAACCATCGTGGCCGTGCATGGTAAGCCGGGGGTGGTCAACGCCGCGGTAGACGGCGTTGAAGAGGGCGAGCAGCCGGTGCCAGGCTGCCGAGCTGTGCTCCAGGTCCTCCTCGCTGCCCTCGATGACCCGCTGCTCAAGCTCGGCGCAGAGCCGCCCCGCCGAGTACGCCTTCACATACAGCTCGTTGTCGGCGGGGAGCAGCTTGCGCTCCTCGGCGAAGAGCAGGAAGACGATCCGCATCATGACGGAGACAGCGCCCCGGTAGACGTCGTGCGCGTCAACGTCCTGGAGGCCGCGCCCGCCAAGCTCCCGGTCCCGGACGTCGGTGCGACCCATCGCGGCCACCAGCAGTTCGACGGCCTGACGGACCTGGACGCCGAGCGCTTCGGTGATCTCCTCCTGGCTGCCGAGGCTGGCTCGCAGCAGCGGCACCAGCCGCTCGGTATCGGGGACGCCGAAAAACCGGTGCCGGGACAGTAGCGAGGTGAACGCGCGAACCACGTCGCGCTCGGCGGCCTCGGGCCACGCCACCGCGTCGAAGACGGCCGTGGTGGTGACGCCGCCGCGCGGTGCCCAGACCAGCGTCCACCAGCGGCCGTCGGTGACCAGGCCCAGCTCGATGTTGTGGTGCCGGCACAGGTTGGCGAGCCGGTCGACCGGGGTCGCCGCCCAAGCGGAATCACGAATCCGGGCGGTCGGCTGGCTGCCGGCCGGACAGATCATGCCCAGCATCCGTACGGTGTCGGGCTTGATCTCCTCGCCCGGCTCGACGAGCGCAAACGACGGGCGCAGTTCGGTGTCGTGCTCGGCAACGGTGTGCGCGAGCGCGTCGAGGCCCTCGGTGTGCAGGGTGTCGCCCCAGCCGAGCAGGTCACCAAGCACGTACCCGATCCAGGGCTGCTGGCCCTCGGCGGTGTCGGCCTGCCAGGTGGCGTGCTCCTGGCGCAGCCGCTCGCGGGTCTTCTTGTCGAGCGCATCGAGGGTCGGCCAGGTGGCGCGGAGCACCGGCAGGCTGAGGAA
The nucleotide sequence above comes from Micromonospora luteifusca. Encoded proteins:
- a CDS encoding Eco57I restriction-modification methylase domain-containing protein, whose amino-acid sequence is MLRATWPTLDALDKKTRERLRQEHATWQADTAEGQQPWIGYVLGDLLGWGDTLHTEGLDALAHTVAEHDTELRPSFALVEPGEEIKPDTVRMLGMICPAGSQPTARIRDSAWAATPVDRLANLCRHHNIELGLVTDGRWWTLVWAPRGGVTTTAVFDAVAWPEAAERDVVRAFTSLLSRHRFFGVPDTERLVPLLRASLGSQEEITEALGVQVRQAVELLVAAMGRTDVRDRELGGRGLQDVDAHDVYRGAVSVMMRIVFLLFAEERKLLPADNELYVKAYSAGRLCAELEQRVIEGSEEDLEHSSAAWHRLLALFNAVYRGVDHPRLTMHGHDGSLFDPEAAPWLPLTIDDRTVLHMLRAVQYVEIGTGRSRERRTISFRALDVEQIGYVYEGLLSFEGFRAEDVTVGLVGKEGLEEEVALVDLEALAERASDVPALAKALAEKYKDSKIGSVAALTKRLAPLEGVEREEARKKLLAVTGGDYPLSERLLPFTAVIREDLRGLPVVILPGALFVTESALRRNTGTHYTPRFLAEEVVEGALEPLVYEPGPLQTADKSQWKPKSSKEILSLKVADIAMGSAAFLVAAARYLAGHLIEAWSREGDGRALAYRQRGVDRPVDTDEDPLVVEARRQVIEHCLYGVDINPMAVEMAKLSLWLVSMDSQRPFTFLDDRLVAGDSLLGIGNVVTLPGQAGHDLRLDRDLSQALGLRRRLAALPDNLENLAEKRRLLDQVRVLRRRADVYADLVVGASLASMKRGQDPRSAAERVGGLAQRLVRDGDPEPLVAQARSWLALDRPAGAFDREPLHWPLEFPEVFAQGGFDAIIGNPPFLGGKKISGPLGSAYREYLVSAVGRGVKGNADLVAYFLLRAHDLLNRSGQTGLIATNTLAQGDTREVGLDQIAAGKVEIRKSIKSRPWPSSSAALEFCAVWTSRRLLGPGASCVADGVVVPGITTSLEPISRVSGRAERLAASAGIAYIGNLVNGIGFAMSDDEAAELLASSPRNGEVVFRYLNGQDLNSRPDLSASRWIIDFQGSSFEAASLYPDCLDRLRRLVKPSRDKLPESKRATRQKWWQYEKLAPGLRAAIVGLERVVAITLVSKAVMPVMVPTGQVFAHKLAVFATDDTAMLALLSSAPHYWWAVSHGSTLETRVNYSPSDVFETFALPELTPELRMLGGRLDTHRRDVMLGRQAGLTATYNLVFDQACQDEDIVELRRIHRDIDVAVCRAYDWDDLVAEGLDHGFHTAGAYTRYTIGPAVQREILDRLLELNHQRYAEENAKGLHDKKAGRKGKSTEGTLF